Below is a window of Mus caroli unplaced genomic scaffold, CAROLI_EIJ_v1.1 scaffold_17117_1, whole genome shotgun sequence DNA.
TTCAAGCACAAAGACTGCTCTCGTATAGCTTGCGTTTTCGGGGCCAGAGACATATCATCCACCTGCGAAGAAAGACACTCATTTGGCCCAGACACTTGTTGCTGACAACTCAAGATGACCAAGGAGCCTTACAGATGGAGTACCCCTTTTTTCCTGTAGATTGTTACTATATTGGCTACCTGGAGGGGATCCCGCAATCCATGGTCAGTGTGGATACTTGTTATGGGGGCCTGTCAGGGGTCATGAGGTTGGATGACCTTACCTATGAAATCAAACCCCTCAATGATTCACAGAGCTTTGAACACCTTGTTTCTCAGATAGTATCTGAGTCTGATGACACAGGGCCTATGAATGCATGGAAGCATTGGAGCTATAATACAGGTCCTCCCTTCTCCAGATTGGAATATGCGGATGGAGCTCCCAGACTATCTAGTAAGAACTACGCTACACATCCAGCTGCTATAAAAGGCCACTTTCAAGCAACCAATTCTGTATATAATACTGCTGCAGGTGACAAACTTTCAGCTACTGTCGAGTATTTGTTTCAAGTCATTAGTTTAATGGACACCTATCTGACCAATCTTCATATACGGTACTATGTCTTTCTCATGACTGTGTATACCAATTCTGATCCATTTCGACAGGAATTTCAAGTTCCAGGAGGGCAGGCTCATAATTACTATGTGTCAGTCTTTTATAGTAATTTTAGGCCTGATGCAGGAGCTTTACTTAATAGGCATGGACCAAGAGATAAAGACGTTAATCCAGCTGAGAGGAGTATATGTTCTTCCTTAGCCCTAATTTGTATGGGTACATATGGTCGAaatcctttatttttatcttctataaTAACCAATCGTGTTGGAAGGAGTTTAGGCCTAAAACATGATGAGGCATATTGTGTCTGCCAGAGAAGGAACACCTGTATTATGTTCAGAAATCCTCAATTAACAGATGCTTTCAGCAATTGTTCCCTTGCAGAGATAAGCAACATACTTAATACTCCTGATCTGATGCCATGTCTTTTCTATGACCGTCATGTTTATTATAATACATCATTTACTTATACGTTTTGTGGAAACTTCAAAGTAGATAACAATGAGCAGTGCGACTGTGGCTCCCAAAAGGCATGTTATTCAGATCCCTGCTGTGGAAATGATTGCAGGTTAACACCTGGTAGCATTTGTGATAAAGAATTATGCTGTGCAAACTGTACTTACAGTCCTTCTGGGACACTTTGCAGACCTATCCAGAACATATGTGATCTTCCAGAGTACTGTAATGGGACTAAGTACATTTGCCCAGATGACACTTATCTGCAAGATGGGACACCATGCTCAGAAGAGGGTTACTGCTATAAAGGTAACTGCACAGATCGAAGTGTACAGTGCAAGGAAATCTTTGGTGTAAGTGCTAAGAATGCTAATATTAAGTGCTATGACATCAACAAACAACGGTTTCGATTTGGGCATTGTACTAGAGCAGAAGAAAGCCTCACATTCAATGCTTGTGCTGATCAGGATAAGCTGTGTGGAAGGTTGCAGTGTACCAATGTCACCAATCTTCCGTTTTTGCAAGAACATGTTTCATTCCATCAATCGATTATCTCTGGGTTTACCTGCTTTGGGCTTGATGAACATCGTGGGACAGAAACAACAGATGCTGGAATGGTGAGACATGGTACCCCCTGCTCCAATAGTAAGTTCTGTGATCGAGGAGCTTGCAGTGGAAGTTTATCTCATTTGGGTTATGACTGCACCCCAGAAAAATGCAGTTTTAGAGGAGTGTGTAATAATCATCGGAATTGTCATTGTCATTTTGGTTGGAAGCCTCCAGAGTGCAAAGAAGAGGGACTAAGTGGGAGCATAGACAGTGGGTCCCCTCCGGTTCAAAGGCacacaataaaacagaaacaagagcCAGTGGTGTATTTAAGAATACTCTTTGGTCGTATTTACTTCCTCTTTGTTGCACTGCTCTTTGGCATCGCCACTCGTGTAGGACTTACTAAGATTTTTAGGTTTGAAGACTTGCAAGCTGCTTTACGTTCTGGGCAAGGACCAGCAACGGACAAGCCAAAGTAAAATGAGTTAGTGCCCCCCCCTCCCGTCTCCTGTAAGATAAAGAGAATGcacaaaagaaaatctgaatgTCAGTAGGGAACAAGGTAGACCTCCAGTCCACAgttctggatggcctttttttttttttttaatatatcatgGGGACATAAGACTCGTTGGATTCGGAAACCACCTGATGTTGGTGCATTGCTAATGCTTACACTGgaataaatctttcaaaactgCAAATTGGTATTTttgattctatattttaaataaaccatTAGAAACTGCTCTAAGTTGGCTCCTCAGGTAGCAGGAGACCTTGAGCCATCTCTGGTTCTTAGCCTTAGGCCTCTGGTCTCTGTATTAATGGAGAtttgtctatttctcttttaagaagttattcatgatatctttttaaaatatggttccTGAACCCTGAAGTGTTCCCACATCATTATCACTGTGCTTTTTTGATGTTTCCCTTCTCCTATAGCAGAAGGTCATAGTCAGATTCAGGGTACACTGCTGACAGAGTCTCTGTTCCATGCACTCAGAGTCTTCCTCCACGAGACTGATGGGATTACATGCTAGACAACTGTGTTTGAAACTAGTTTATTCTGAAGGAGTTTGGGGTAAGGGCTGTTCTGTTAATGTGCTCATATATTTTTCTGAACTCCAATAACCTTCCTTGGGATCACTGCCTTCTTAGCTGCATCAATGTATATTAGTCAACTGAAAGTGAGGGACAGTTGTCTGCAGCTGCTGACTGTAGTCTGCCTCACTCCTTTCTCTGCTGTTCATCCTCAGCTGTTTTCTCTAGCATTGGCAAGAGCTAATTCACATCCTTCTACTGGCAGAATTAGGGACACATCATAGTTACTGTTGCCCTTGATCCTACAATTCCTAATAATTCTTAACCGATGCAAAGAAAGTTCTGGCAAAATAAAAGCTACTACTGGGTCACCAAGCAAGCAGAGAAGAGGGATTGACTTGTTTGGGGTGAATGTGGAGCTCCCAGAACATCTTGAGAGTCTGGAGTTCATCCCTCTGGAGATCCTTGAAGTCCACTAACTGGTTTTTAAATCAGATCTAAGGTTCACCTTAGGCTCTTTTATTCCTTGCATGTCTAGGTGTGCAGGGTATGTATGCAAGACTGACTTCATCTAGCATACTGTAGCTAACAAGAGCTACAAAAGCTGTGACAGATGTGCAACGACTGAATTTTTCCCTGAGGGAGTCATGAACAACATttattccctcccctccttttttatAAAGTTCCAATTGATCTGGACCATCAGGCCATTTTTTATTGACAGGATCCTAGGTAGAAGGactaaattgagaaaataatgaagacaggaaagtgtgtgtgtgtgt
It encodes the following:
- the LOC110288780 gene encoding disintegrin and metalloproteinase domain-containing protein 20-like, which translates into the protein MLSLTWGMRLVERPVVPRVLLLLFALWLLLLVPVWCSQGHPTWRYISSEVVIPRKEIYHTKGLQAQRLLSYSLRFRGQRHIIHLRRKTLIWPRHLLLTTQDDQGALQMEYPFFPVDCYYIGYLEGIPQSMVSVDTCYGGLSGVMRLDDLTYEIKPLNDSQSFEHLVSQIVSESDDTGPMNAWKHWSYNTGPPFSRLEYADGAPRLSSKNYATHPAAIKGHFQATNSVYNTAAGDKLSATVEYLFQVISLMDTYLTNLHIRYYVFLMTVYTNSDPFRQEFQVPGGQAHNYYVSVFYSNFRPDAGALLNRHGPRDKDVNPAERSICSSLALICMGTYGRNPLFLSSIITNRVGRSLGLKHDEAYCVCQRRNTCIMFRNPQLTDAFSNCSLAEISNILNTPDLMPCLFYDRHVYYNTSFTYTFCGNFKVDNNEQCDCGSQKACYSDPCCGNDCRLTPGSICDKELCCANCTYSPSGTLCRPIQNICDLPEYCNGTKYICPDDTYLQDGTPCSEEGYCYKGNCTDRSVQCKEIFGVSAKNANIKCYDINKQRFRFGHCTRAEESLTFNACADQDKLCGRLQCTNVTNLPFLQEHVSFHQSIISGFTCFGLDEHRGTETTDAGMVRHGTPCSNSKFCDRGACSGSLSHLGYDCTPEKCSFRGVCNNHRNCHCHFGWKPPECKEEGLSGSIDSGSPPVQRHTIKQKQEPVVYLRILFGRIYFLFVALLFGIATRVGLTKIFRFEDLQAALRSGQGPATDKPK